From the Ilumatobacteraceae bacterium genome, the window GTCCGACAGTCTCAGCCAGTTCGTCGACGACCCCTTCGTCGTGTTCCCGATCACGGCGGCGTTCGTGATCGGTGGGCTCGGCTTCCCGATCCTCGTCGAGCTCCGACGTCGGATCCGGCCCCGCCAATGGAGCCTGCACACCCGCATCACCCTGGTCGCGACGCTCGTCCTGATCGTGCTCGGTCCACTCGTCGTGCTCGTCGCCGAGTGGACCAATCCCGACACGCTCGGGCTGATGAGCGTGTGGGACAAGTTCCAGGCCGCGTGGTTCCAGGGCGTGTCGCCGCGCACCGCCGGGTTCAACACGATCGACATCGGCGCCCAGCGCGAACCGACCCTCAACTTCATGACCGCGCTGATGTTCATCGGCGCCGGACCGGCATCGACCAGCGGTGGCATCAAGGTCACGACGTTCGCCGTGCTCGGGTTCGCGATGTGGTCCGAGATCCGGGGACACCGGGACGTCAACGCCTTCCACCGGCGTCTCCCCGGTCAGGTGATCCGGCAGGCGACCACCGTGGCGTTCCTCGCGGTCGGCATCGTGTTCGCGACGGCGATCACCCTGACCGCGATCTCCCCGTTCCCGCTCACCGAGACGCTGTTCGAGGCGGCCTCGGCGTTCGGGACGGTCGGACTCTCGACCGGCATCACCGACGCACTCCCCCACGGCGGCCAACTGCTGCTGATCATCGTGATGCTGATCGGCCGGATCGGGTCGGTCACGTTCATCGCGGCGCTGGCGATCAGACCGAGCGTGCGCGTCTACCGTTTCGCCGAAGAACGTCCGATCATCGGTTGATCGACCGACACCACCAGGAGCCGTCATGTCCGAGAAGATCATCCAGACGATGCTGCGGAGCATCTCACCCGACCGGATCGAGCACGAGGGGGAGATCGTCGTCATCGGTCTCGGTCGATTCGGGTCGTCGTTGGCGCACACGTTGATCGAGATGGGGTACGAGGTCCTCGGCATCGACGCGAACGAGCAGACCGTGCAAGATCACGCCGGCGCGCTGACCCACGTGGTCCAGGCCGACACGACCAGCCCGAAGGCCCTCAAGCAGGTGGGCGCCGCCGATGCCGTGACCGTCGTCGT encodes:
- a CDS encoding potassium transporter TrkG, producing the protein MIFGRILGVARNPAQLVLAAFVSLIAVGTVLLRLPISVDGGLDHPGWHDSLFWATSASTVTGLGTVDVSTFSLFGELVLLALVQIGGFGIMTIGSVLAIVASRRVGLRQRMLAQAEIGAIDIGELRYLIGAIAKITILVEGSIALILFAHLATVDDADIGRAAYSSVFHGISAFNNAGIALSSDSLSQFVDDPFVVFPITAAFVIGGLGFPILVELRRRIRPRQWSLHTRITLVATLVLIVLGPLVVLVAEWTNPDTLGLMSVWDKFQAAWFQGVSPRTAGFNTIDIGAQREPTLNFMTALMFIGAGPASTSGGIKVTTFAVLGFAMWSEIRGHRDVNAFHRRLPGQVIRQATTVAFLAVGIVFATAITLTAISPFPLTETLFEAASAFGTVGLSTGITDALPHGGQLLLIIVMLIGRIGSVTFIAALAIRPSVRVYRFAEERPIIG